Part of the Brassica oleracea var. oleracea cultivar TO1000 chromosome C8, BOL, whole genome shotgun sequence genome is shown below.
ACAACGATCAGTGGCACATCCGAGTTTACAAAAATAATCAGTCTGGTCAATTTCATTTAGAGTTGCCTCAGAAGAAGGTGTAGGCTGTTTACAGGCCTTGATACACGAGAAAGGACAGAACAGTTTCTTGAATCCGCTAGAAGATGCAGCACACATCACAAAACAGCCTTTATAACAATCTGTAAAAGCCATACCCTCTGCCTCAAACAAAATGTTCCCCATCACCAACATCATCACCACCAACATAGCCATTCTTTTGCTGTCCATGTTTTCTTGAGGATATAAAAGCTGATGGAAATTGTTTGTTAATTATGAATGTTGGTTTGTGTAACCAGGTTACTAGGTCTTCTTTATATAGGGATGTTATAATTAACATTCAGATTCCGTAACAAATTAGTTTTGATTTTGCTAGCTGTGATGGGATAGTAGGTTACTAAATATAATTTCATTCATTTAGGAATCTTTTTCATTCATTCATTTAGATCTATAAGGATTTTTTTTTCTTCTTACATCCAGAATCTAGATATTCCTAATATTAGTATGTTTGTGGTTGAAAGATATGATAAAGAGAACGTATAAATTTTTTAGATATCTATCTATCTATACGCTCATCCTAAAATGATACATATTAGGCCTGGGCATTTTACCCGGACCCGAAGATCCGAACCGGAACCGACCCGAAAATACAGGTTCGGGTCCGGGTCCGGGTTCATGCTAAGTACCTATTGGGTCTTCTTTTTTCGGACTCGCGGGTCTAGGTTCGGGTCCGGGTCCTACCCGAGACCCGTTCGGGTACCCGAAGTACCCGCAAATAATTGTAAATACTATGTATATTTGGGTGATTGGGTATATTTTTGGTATTTCGGATTTTTTTAAAAGTTTCGGGTTTGGATTTTCGGGTATAATTGTAAGTTTTTGGTGAAATTTTAGATTTTTAGAAAATATAATTTGGATATACAGGTAAAATTCGGGTATGTTTTGGGTTTTCGGATCTGATTTTGAATAAATTTTTGGGTATTTTTGCGATTCGTCGGGTATTTTTAGAGTTTTTGGGTCCAGTTTGGGTATTTCAGGTCTATTTCGGATCCTAAATACCCGAACCGACCCGGATCCAAAATATACCCAAATATTTTACAATACCCGAACCGACAAGTCTATAATTTCAATACCCGTAAAATACCCACAATATTTGAGCATCAGTACGTGATATGGCTTTCAATTAAGCAAACAAAAAAAAAGGTAAAGCTACATTTGGATTTCAATTCTCATCACAAAGCCCTTCATGAACCAAACGTAAAAAATAAGTCTGAAAGCAATACTGTCCCTCTCTCTATTGCTCTCAGGCATCGGCTCGACGATATGGCATGTACCTATGATCCTTTGTTGCGTTCTTCTTCCTCCGTTTGTCAAGAAACGATGAAAGCTTCCCAGATTCCTGGATTGTCCATCAAAAAAGTGATTCAGTGTGATTATAAAGTTTCAAAACTTTGGAGTCAAAACTGATTTTACATACCTTGAGACTGTTGTACTTCTCGATGAGTTCTTGCTTTCGGATCTCAGCTGCATAAGATAAAAGAAAACGAATCAGTAAACTGTTGGCAAATAAAAACTCGAAACTGCTAAATGTTTTCAACGCAAACTCGGGAGTTTTGGATTAGAAAACTAAGAACATACATTGTTTGAGATAGTAAGGCTTTTTGCCCATCTTTGCAGCTTCTCTTTCTTTCTTTTTGTGCTCTGTTAGTATTGACTTTCCTTTGCTGTTTGTTGACGGATCGTACTTCAACAGTTTCTCCTGAGGTATTGCAAAGCCAAAGAAACATATGATTAGAGATTAACCAGCAGCTGGACAAGAGGAGGGGCAAAAAAACAAAGGACCACTTACAACATAAGTTAACTGGTCCTTGAGTTCTTCGACGTCTTCTGGATTCTTTGTTTTCTTTAGCTTCTTTTTCAGTTCCTGTTCACATAACAAATGGCTTCGTGAGAAATTGGAAAAACTTTTAATATCAGCATTTAGCGTCATCAATCAAAATACCTCTCTTTCTACAGGAAGTTTCTCCTCGAAAAAGAAACTGTATCTCTTCCTGAACCTACAAAAGATAACACAAAACTTAGCTTCACCTCAAACAAGAACAATGATCAACCTATAAAACTACTTTCATGTTTCACAAGAGAAAGATAGATACCCCTCATGATCAACGCTTCCAGCCAATGAGTCAAAACGAGGATCACGAACCACCTGGACGCAAGTAAAGAAACTCTTGAGGAGAAGATTCAAAGAAACAGTTTCTCAATACTCAGAACTTATTATTGGTACCTTCTTTGGAGCTTGAATAACCTCTCTAAAACGACTCACTGGTCTTTTAGAACTTAACTCCATTGGTCTATTTACATCACGAATGAAACAAACAAAGATTAAAAGACAATCAAACCAACGGAAAAGAAAACAAGAGAAACTACCAAGCAATGAGTAAGTTACCTGTTTTTGTTTGCACGAGCAGGTTTCTTGGCTTCAGAGAACGTAATGTTCTTGTCTGCAGCACGACAAGTGTTCTTCTTCACTTGAGAGAACGATGGCTTCACGGGAACAGCAGGACGAGGACGAGACCCATCAGCACGCAGTCTATGTATCTCCTCCAATGTCAACTCTTTCCCTTTCTCTTCTTCTTCTTCTTCTTCCTAATTCCCAATTAAAAAGAAAAAAAAAACTGTTCAAAAATTATAAAATCAACAAACAAAGCAATACTGTAAGAGCTTCCGACAGACCTCATCTGAAGAAGACATAGACGATAACGACTGCTCATCTTCATCATCTTCACTGTCGTCAAAAACAATCTTACTCGAGCTCGGTTCAAACTTACTACCTCCCTTCATTGTCAATCACGTGAAAACCTAAACACACGGAAATAAAATTAACACCAGCTTCTTAATCATGGAATGTAATCGAAAACCAAAACTAATAAACTTACTTTGAACACAGAGAATCTGTAAGACGATAAACGAGAACGGCGCAACAAGTCGAGGAGCGAGGGAGTAATGAAAATAACAAAACAACTGTGAATAGAATTAAAATCAAATTAGGGTTTTTTATTTGATTCAATTTCGGATTCGGTTCTATCACAAATCGAACCGGATTTAAACGGTTAGAACAGTGTACCATTCGGTTTACTACAGGTAACTTGATAGTTTAGAGATATTAGAAGATAACGGGCCGGATCTGGCTATGGGTTTTAAGAAAGAAGAAAAAAGCAAATGAAAATTTGATTGGTTGAATATTTGTTGGCTTTTAACATATTTTTGGTTCTCTACAGTAAACTATAACACCATAATCAACTCCATAATCTCCAAAGAATTTTTCTTTTTTTTTTGGTATCGGGAGATTTACAAGAACTACCTAAATTCAACAGCTCAAAATTGAAGATATTATCAAAAGTCGACTTGGTCGCGACCCGGTCGGAATTTTTTCTAACGTGGACTAGATCGATTGTTAATCGGAAGGATACTCGACACGGTAAGTTGATAAGCTAGCATAACTAAGATATAATGAAGGATAAAAGTGGCTAAGAGAAAAATAAATCCATAGAAAACCTTTATTTGTAATCTTAGAGACCGCTTTCGAAAGCATGGAAAAAAAGTTGAAATTAACGTTGAAGAATCCATCCTATAAATTTTAAGAGCAGTTGAAAATCTTCTCTGAAGATGTATGGATTTCCCCGTCAGCGGAGAGTCTGCCTCGTCCAGACGATCTCATAGTAATACCGTTTGATATCTTTTTTTTTTTCTTTTTTTTTTGTAAACAGCTTTCATATTAAAATGCATAAGTAATACAAGTATGAGTTTTCACTCATAAGTCTGATAAAGTTTGCAACAAGAAAAGAGTTAAAGCAAAAAGCAAAACCCGAGAGGAGGATCCACTAATGCATCCTAATAGGAATGAAAAAGAAAGACAAGAACTAGTGGAAATGGTTCCCTCGGCCGCGTCGACCTTTTTTACCCCTTCCACTAACATTTGTCCATTCCATATCTTGAAACTTTTGAGTTGGTTTTATTGGTCTTCCTCCTCTAGTTAGGTTATAACTAGAAGTTTCTCCAACCACATCTACACCAGTCTCTTTCCCATAAGCGAGAGGACTCTCCGGCTCCATGTGGAAATGATGATGGTTTTGAGTGATTGGCGAGTGACGACCAATGGGTTGCTCATTTTCAGAAGCGTGAGAGACTTCCAAAATGTTAACTTGTGATGGAATTTCTTTCATAATTTGTAACTGAGAGGGCGCAGCGGTTGTGGCTGCTAACATAGGCAAAGTAGTACCCAACTTTGAGCAAGAGGTGGAGTGTACCTCATGCGAATGTGTGATCGGANNNNNNNNNNNNNNNNNNNNNNNNNNNNNNNNNNNNNNNNNNNNNNNNNNNNNNNNNNNNNNNNNNNNNNNNNNNNNNNGGGTGTTTTGCAACAACAGAACTATATCCACCGTTGGGATCTCTTCATTGGTATCATGATTTTCTTTTATAACAGCAGCAGATCCAAGTGGCTTAGGAGGAAGTAAACACCTCTTCTCTTTATGGCCAAGTGCTCCGCATCTTTCACAAGCGCTAGGAATCCAAGAATACTCCACATCTACCAAGTAGATATTGTCTTGTTTGTCATCAAGCGCAATTAGCTTCGGGAACGGCCATATTTGTTGGATCTAGACGAGGCTTATGCGTAAGCATTGGCTCTCCCAAACCTGATGCTATGTGGCTGATACCTAATCTAGAGAAACATGAATCCGGAATATTCTTAAGGGTTACCCACACCGGTAATGTAGAAATCTCAGGGGTTTTAAAAGAGTTTACAGGACTCCAAGGGGCCACAAATAGGAGACAATCATCCACATGCCACACGCCACGTTGAATAACCCATTTGCGAGTATTTTCATGAGGAATATGGAACAAAAACGACGACTCTCCTAATTTCCGGCAAGATATCTTACATTCTCGTCCCCATAATCTATTTAAGACAGCATGAATAAGACCTCCAGGCGGGTTGGAACACCTATGGAATTGTCCTACAACGTATTCTTCCTTATTCTCAGGCCCTAGTTTAAGAACTTTAGAAGGAATTGTCACCTCAGGAGTTCCATCAAGTCGATACGTCGGTTCAGTAGCACGAAAAAGGTTTCTCGAGGATTGGTTCATCCGAGCAGCCCATGGAAATCGAAGACTACCATCAGCTTTGAGAGCAGGAGGAGGCATTTTTTCTGTTGCAGGATACGTCAACTGCTCCTTCTTATGCTTGTGACCATTGATAGCTTCACTTATTGAAGGCCAGAAGGAAGCTATTTGGATTTTTACTACCTCTGAGACACCGAGCTTAGGAGTAGCAGGTTCAGGAGGAGTAGGTGGAGGGGTAAAGAGGAGTGGTTTTGACCACGCTCCCATAGAACGAACGAAGACTGTTTCTTTTGCGGTTTCCTCGTCGAGGTCACCTTTTTGAGAAACTTCATCGAGACCAGTAGGTACCAGTGGTAGTACTACCTCATTAACATCAATGAGTCCATCAATGAGAGGCGCAGAGGCAGGCGGGAGGTCGATGGTTACGGAAGCAGGAGGAGTGTCCATGATTTCAAAAGCAGGAGGAGGGTTTTTTCTTACAAATGCAGGAGGTGGGTCTGTTGTTGCAGAAGGATTAGCGAAAGTTGCAGAGGGAGCATATACTTCTGATTCTTTCACCGACGAAAGCGGTAACGTTGGAGAGGCAGGTTTTTGATTGGCTGACCATCTTCCAAGATATGGCCAGCGAGGATCCGGAGGGGAAGCATGTTGCAGGTCGGATTCGACACCAGCGACTACGTCAGAGGACTTCGGCCCAGTTTCAGAACTCTGCAATTCATCTCTGTCAACGTTCGTGAAAGAGGAAGGGGTGGAGCAGGTAGCCGTAGAAGGAGAGAGGTCTGTCTTGTAAGAAACCAGACGGCGCCGGCGACGACTCCAGTAAGGTTAGATCGACGACGAGAATCTGAAGCTTGAAATTTAAGTTTCGCCTTTTTTTTTGCCGATTTGGGGGCGCGTACGTGACACGCGATATTAAATTATTTATTACCGTTTGATATCTTATAAAACAGTAATCCAGAAACATGGTTACTTGTAATGAATTCGGTAAAATATTAGGGAATAGTGATACACACGTGATTTACAAATGATTGGCTATAATTGCATACTAAACTTGTTCACCTAAATATTGCTTAAGACAAATTTGAATAGGGAGAGAAAAATAATTAAAAAGAGAGACGAAGGTTACGCGCATGTGACACTCACGAGACAGCACGAAACCTTAATTCTTTATTGGCCGACATGTTTTCTTGTCTGAACACTTTATATATAGACTATAGTATCTTGCTTACATATTTATTTCACATTTTTGTGTATAAATAATTATTATTACTATTAACAAATCTAACATCATCGTCATCACACCCGTCACAATCGTTTATTACTTGCATACAAGTTTTGAGTGAGTACAGTAAATACATTGCATTTAATTTTATTATTTTATGGGCCAAGCCCAGCATTACAAAAGGCCCAAGGCCCACCAAACGAAACCCTAGAGAAAAAACTAAAAGCGGCGCCTTCGTTCGCTCACGGCGTCCCCCCGCTTCCAGCCATCACCGGTGATCAACCCAACAATCCACCGGAAAAATCGTCACTCACTGGCTTCAGCCTCCGTCTCCCGGAAACTGAAGCCGGCGAAAGCGGAGCTAACGAAGCCTCCGTCTCCCGGAAACTGAAGCCGGCGAAAGCGGAGCTAACGAAGCCTCCGCCTCCCGGAAACTGAAGCCGGCGAAAGCGGAGCTAACGAAGCCTCCGCCTCCCGGAAACTGAAGCCGGCGAAAGCGGAGCTAACGAAGCCTCCGCCTCCCGGAAACTGAAGCCGGCGAAAGCGGAGCTAACGAAGCCTCCGCCTCCCGGAAACTGAAGCCGGCGAAAGCGGAGCTAACGAAGCCTCCGCCTCCCGGAAACTGAAGCCGGCGAAAGCGGAGCTAACGAAGCCTCCGCCTCC
Proteins encoded:
- the LOC106309765 gene encoding ribosomal RNA processing protein 36 homolog; protein product: MKGGSKFEPSSSKIVFDDSEDDEDEQSLSSMSSSDEEEEEEEEKGKELTLEEIHRLRADGSRPRPAVPVKPSFSQVKKNTCRAADKNITFSEAKKPARANKNRPMELSSKRPVSRFREVIQAPKKVVRDPRFDSLAGSVDHEGFRKRYSFFFEEKLPVEREELKKKLKKTKNPEDVEELKDQLTYVEKLLKYDPSTNSKGKSILTEHKKKEREAAKMGKKPYYLKQSEIRKQELIEKYNSLKESGKLSSFLDKRRKKNATKDHRYMPYRRADA
- the LOC106311290 gene encoding thionin-like protein 1 — translated: MDSKRMAMLVVMMLVMGNILFEAEGMAFTDCYKGCFVMCAASSSGFKKLFCPFSCIKACKQPTPSSEATLNEIDQTDYFCKLGCATDRCASSSSIHDKDHAEKVSVCVDSCSDICSRKN